From a region of the Brassica rapa cultivar Chiifu-401-42 unplaced genomic scaffold, CAAS_Brap_v3.01 Scaffold01000, whole genome shotgun sequence genome:
- the LOC117129738 gene encoding uncharacterized protein LOC117129738: MVRESEDEAELVRQNKLLRDQMTEQLNQTMITTVADMIKSSMKELRDEIRQEIRQATGQGHSNESRRERRDETPREHAESQETDHYYERNRATHSSSSSRDSRRRHRRDHDERRTYRDDLAGLKLKIPPFHGKHYTNAQRIQIAATEFHDYALSWWDQLVTTRRLNQEYPVETWHEMKALMRKRFVPNHYHRDLHQKLRRLTQGSRSVEEYYQDMELLMLRARVSEDKEATMARFLGGLNREIQDNVEMQHYVEIEEMLHKAILVEQQVKRKGHSHSRYNTRLQGTKEEKSSYQKESKPQLKEDSKPNSFYSKDKGKAEVSSARARDVKCFKCQGRGHYANECTNKRIMILLENGEYESEDELSESECKALIEEEYEEEPVKGRLLVARRTLSLQSKAEEQEQRENLFYTRCLVQGKVCSLIIDGGSCVNVASETMVKKLGLQVQKHPKPYRLQWLNEEGEMRVSSQVSVPIAIGRYEDEVLCDVLPMEAGHILLGRPWQSDRREFEDVFPEDNPIGLPPLRGIEHQIDFVPGSTLPNRPAYRTNPVETKELQKQVEELMAKGHIRESMSPCAVPVLLVPKKDGSWRFVVSADGVKVDQEKVKAIQEWPIPKTISEVRSFHGLAGFYRRFVKDFSTIAAPLTEVIKKEVGFKWGEAQELAFQCLKEKLTNAPLLILPDFNKTFEIECDASGIGIGAVLMQEKRPIAYFSEKLGGATLNYATYDKELYALVRALQTWQHYLWPKEFVIHTDHESLKYLKSQNKLSKRHARWVEFIETFPYVIKYKQGKENIVADALSRRYDGFLFYDNRLCVPNCSLRDLFVRESHGGSLMGHFGVAKTLKTLQDHFYWPRMKRDVERLCERCATCKQAKSKVQNHGLYTPLPIPYHPWNDISMDFIVGLPRTRTGKDSIFVVVDRFSKMAHFIACHKTDDALHVANLFFKEIVRLHGMPKTIVSDRDTKFLSYFWKTLWSKLGTKLLFSTTCHPQTDGQTEVVNRTLGTLLRAIIKKNLKSWEDCLPHCEFAYNHAVHSATKFSPFEIVYGFNPISPLDLIPLPEFWIHLRKERFPNERKSKLMPRIDGPFEIIKKIGNNAYKLDLQGRYDVSNSFNITDLVPYFADEPDLRTNPFQEGGDDMIMDRHKDGDKEFKDQSREEDDALVIPPGPITRAKARRLKEAVGS, encoded by the exons ATGGTGAGAGAGTCGGAAGATGAAGCAGAACTCGTGAGACAGAACAAGTTATTGAGAGATCAGATGACTGAGCAATTAAACCAAACGATGATCACTACCGTTGCTGATATGATCAAGAGCAGTATGAAGGAACTTCGCGATGAAATAAGGCAAGAGATAAGGCAAGCTACGGGCCAAGgtcatagcaatgagtctagacgAGAAAGACGTGATGAAACCCCGAGAGAGCATGCTGAATCACAAGAAACAGACCACTACTATGAGCGTAACCGAGCCACGCACAGCAGTTCCTCTTCTAGAGATAGTAGAAGGAGACATAGAAGAGATCATGATGAAAGGAGAACTTACAGAGATGATCTTGCTGGTTTAAAGCtgaagatacctcctttccatggcaaa CACTACACCAATGCCCAAAGGATTCAGATAGCAGCAACTGAGTTCCATGACTATGCGCTGAGTTGGTGGGACCAGCTTGTGACTACCAGGAGACTTAACCAAGAGTATCCCGTTGaaacatggcacgagatgaaggctctcatgcgtaaaagatttgtgccaaatcactatcatcgcgacttgcaccagaagttaagaagactcacccaaggatctcgatctgttgaagaatactatcaagacatggagctgttgatgctgagagctcgtgtttctgaagataaagaagctactatggctaggttcttaggaggtctcaaccgagagatacaagataatgttgagatgcagcactatgtggagatagaagagatgcttcacaaagctatactagttgagcaacaagttaagaggaagggccattctcattctcgttacaacaccagacttcagggaactaaagaagaaaagtctagctatcaaaaggaaagcaaaccGCAACTGAAAGAAGACTCAAAGCCAAATTCCTTTTACAGCAAGGATAAAGGAAAGGCCGAGGTTTCAAGTGCAagagctagagatgttaagtgctttaagtgtcagggtagaggccattatgcaaatgagtgcaccaataaaagaatcatgattcttcttgagaatggagagtatgaatctgagGATGAGCTTTCAGAGTCTGAGTGTAAGGCGCTTAttgaagaagaatatgaagaagaacccgtgaaaggaaggttattggtggctagaagaactttgagtttgcaaagtaaagctgaagagcaagaacagagagagaatctattctacactcggtgccttgtgcaaggaaaggtctgtagtcttatcattgatggaggaagttgtgtgaatgtagctagtgaaactatggtaaagaagcttggcctccaagtacagaaacatccaaagccctaccggcttcaatggttgaatgaagaaggagaaatgagggtttctagtcaggtttcggttcccattgcaattggaaggtatgaggatgaggttctctgtgatgtattgcctatggaagctggacatatccttcttggtcggccatggcaatcagatagacga gaatttgaagatgtatttcctgaagataatccaattggtcttccacctcttagagggattgagcatcagattgattttgttcctggttctacacttccaaataggccagcttataggactaatcccgtggagactaaagaactgcaaaaacaagttgaggagttgatggcaaaggggcatatccgtgagagcatgagcccatgtgcagtaccagtgcttcttgtgcctaagaaagatggaagctggc gctttgttgtgagtgcagatggagtaaaggtagatcaagagaaggtgaaagcaatacaagagtggccgattcctaaaaccatcagtgaagtgcgaagcttccatggattagctggcttctaccgacggtttgtaaaagattttagcaccatagccgctccattgactgaggtgatcaagaaagaagttggattcaaatggggagaagcacaagaacttgcctttcaatgcctaaaagagaagcttactaatgcccctcttcttatacttcctgatttcaataaaacttttgaaattgaatgtgatgcttcaggaattggaattggtgctgttcttatgcaggagaagagacccatagcatatttcagtgagaaactaggaggagcgactctcaactatgctacttatgacaaggaactctacgctttggtgagggctttgcagacatggcagcattacctatggcccaaggagtttgtcattcacactgatcatgagtctctcaagtaccttaaaagccaaaacaaactcagcaagagacacgcaaggtgggttgagttcattgagacatttccttatgtcatcaagtataaacaaggtaaggaaaacatagttgctgatgcactatccagaaggtat gatggatttcttttctatgataatagactttgtgtgcctaattgttctttgagagatttatttgttagggaatctcatggaggaagcctcatgggacattttggtgtcgcaaaaactctcaagaccttgcaggatcacttctactggccgcggatgaaaagagatgtggaaagactctgtgaaaggtgtgcaacttgtaaacaagctaagtccaaagtccaaaaccatggtttgtacacgcctttacccatcccttatcatccttggaatgatatctctatggacttcattgttggattgcctagaactcgtactggtaaagattcaatctttgtggtagttgatagattttctaagatggcacacttcattgcttgtcataaaactgatgatgcattgcatgtagctaacttgttctttaaggagattgtgcgtttacatggcatgcctaagactattgtatctgatagagatactaagttcctaagctacttttggaaaactctctggtctaaactaggcactaagctattattttctactacttgtcacccacaaactgatggtcagactgaagtagttaatagaactcttggtacactcttgcgtgcaattataaagaagaacttgaaatcatgggaagattgtttgcctcattgtgaatttgcatataatcatgctgtgcattctgctactaagttttctccatttgaaattgtttatgggttcaatcccatctctcctttggatctaatacctttacctgagt tctggattcacctaaggaaagaaagatttcctaatgagaggaaatccaagctcatgccaaggattgatggaccatttgagatcataaagaaaatcggcaacaatgcttacaagctggatctccaaggaaggtatgatgtgagcaatagttttaatatcactgacttggttccttattttgcagatgagccagatttgaggacaaatccttttcaagagggaggggatgatatgatcatggaccggcacaaggatggagataaagagttcaaagaccaatcaagggaagaagatgatgccttagtcattccaccaggtcccatcactcgcgccaaagctagaagactcaaagaagctgttggaagt
- the LOC117129739 gene encoding uncharacterized protein LOC117129739 isoform X2 — MEMALKKKLMSTIFLKLIWVKNRDTHGKIKTMEMALKKTTSVESQGLKMDMRKDHVVGSLIPSHKTTTRTIPSTRAILNLGKENYSRWEEDMENYFWEYKVPEHKKLSIALDTLVGEAYQWWLQEEECRIYFKEPTPHWEYVKELMYEHFEMRRLPPRTCPKRFVKLKPRQLHEREVTLTSHYNSYDQFRLYKFSGKGEDPRNYLQWEEDMERYFKCNSIPKGEYLSYGLGQLTEKAQRYWKREEKYREQFQEPPIRTWEQFKGIMRDRFAPYIPTQHAQKVSTKRVVQPQVLQPANQRQSSKPVHTPHVKHNQGEYSKSLKPPEVICYRCQGQGHLAKDCPTKRAVKMALREARETNLEVSDSFTRIDKKFDDLINLIKAGSNSVSSNSMTVLTHLSSAQKVESISGTNIEIKEQEPNPAAQSSPTLDKNVDKGLGNEETRTEAKQQQNNEQSTLETSTPADHALEVVNTKAESMQDNQVSEALNLTQYYFFESSTSSMKHLLLPISDDSDIGTMEKHPEPNSQPYTQAVVNGETNCEIGDFEKETTILPREIIDRPWKGGIASLLIKEEPPVGQCITKPCIYQGKTLASQIRMKPNLLYLGAGKLVLRTKPFEEGGNDEDLKSVARPPTHEINHTSYIGASSDIGALKEGYLCNHKEFNRETSFYRFSTQPEHAANWFHTKKSNGLGDMPVTSQTIYTTSELVLIKESNSLLKECATQTHVWKPGDYSLHLRAVGEFLPCTSSHMIKMNPLFVNLPYMDAFTLGVIEDQRLFPLLFRHDLETIQTSKEIPRMHLFLPKLTRYKERIQLPYMDRFCTN; from the exons ATGGAGATGGctctgaagaagaagctgatgaGTACAATATTTCTGAAGTTGATTTGGGTGAAGAACCGGGATACTCATGGGAAGATCAAAACTATGGAGATGGCTCTGAAGAAGACGACCAGTGTAGAGAGTCAAGGGCTGAAGATGGATATGAGGAAGGACCATGTCGTGGGGAGCTTGATTCCAAGCCACAAGACCACTACAAGAACCATACCATCAACAAGAGCTATTCTAAACCTTG GAAAAGAGAACTACTCCAGATGGGAGGAAGACATGGAAAATTATTTTTGGGAGTACAAAGTTCCTGAACATAAGAAGCTGTCCATAGCCTTAGACACCCTTGTAGGAGAAGCTTACCAATGGTGGCTTCAAGAGGAAGAATGTCGCATCTACTTCAAGGAACCAACCCCACACTGGGAATATGTCAAAGAGCTGATGTATGAACATTTCGAGATGAGGAGATTACCCCCTAGAACCTGTCCTAAACGTTTTGTTAAACTGAAACCGAGACAACTACATGAGCGTGAGGTAACTTTAACTTCTCACTATAATTCATATGATCAGTTTCGTTTGTATAAGTTTTCAGGAAAAGGTGAAGACCCTAGAAACTATCTTCAGTGGGAAGAGGACATGGAAAGGTACTTCAAGTGCAACTCCATTCCAAAAGGAGAATACTTGTCCTATGGTCTAGGACAGCTCACTGAAAAGGCTCAACGGTATtggaaaagagaagagaagtatAGGGAACAATTTCAAGAGCCTCCTATACGCACTTGGGAGCAATTCAAAGGGATCATGAGGGATAGATTTGCACCTTACATCCCTACACAACACGCTCAGAAGGTGTCTACAAAGAGAGTAGTACAACCCCAAGTCTTGCAGCCGGCAAACCAGAGGCAAAGCTCAAAACCAGTGCATACACCTCATGTAAAGCACAACCAAGGTGAGTACTCTAAATCTTTAAAACCACCTGAGGTTATTTGTTATAGGTGTCAAGGCCAAGGTCATCTTGCAAAAGATTGCCCCACAAAACGAGCAGTGAAGATGGCACTACGTGAAGCAAGAGAAACCAACTTGGAGGTAAGTGATTCCTTTACTAGAATAGATAAAAAGTTTGATGATCTTATCAACTTGATTAAAGCTGGATCTAATTCTGTTTCTAGTAATTCCATGACTGTCTTAACACACTTGTCTAGCGCCCAAAAGGTTGAAAGTATTTCAGGTACTAACATAGAAATCAAGGAACAAGAACCCAACCCTGCTGCGCAATCAAGTCCAACACTTGATAAGAATGTTGATAAAGGTCTAGGTAATGAGGAGACACGTACAGAAGCTAAACAACAACAGAATAATGAGCAATCTACCCTAGAGACCTCTACACCAGCTGATCATGCTTTAGAGGTAGTAAATACCAAAGCTGAATCAATGCAAGATAACCAGGTAAGTGAAGCTCTAAATCTTactcaatattatttttttgaatcgTCCACTTCAAGTATGAAACACTTGCTCTTGCCCATAAGTGATGATTCAGATATAGGTACAATGGAGAAGCATCCAGAACCAAACTCACAACCTTACACCCAAGCAGTGGTCAATGGAGAAACCAATTGTGAAATAGGAGATTTCGAAAAGGAGACCACGATCCTTCCAAGGGAAATCATAGACCGACCATGGAAAGGGGGCATAGCTTCCCTACTGATCAAAGAAGAACCACCAGTTGGACAATGCATCACAAAACCGTGCATATACCAAGGTAAGACCCTAGCCTCCCAAATTAGAATGAAACCtaacttgctctatcttggtgcaggtaAATTGGTTTTGAGGACAaaaccttttgaagagggagggaatgatgaggacCTAAAGTCAGTAGCTAGACCACCAACTCATGAGATCAACCATACAAGCTACATTGGAGCCAGCAGCGACATAGGTGCACTCAAAGAAGGATATCTTTGCAACCATAAGGAATTTAAccgtgaaaccagtttctatagaTTCTCAACTCAACCAGAGCACGCAGCGAATTGGTTTCATACCAAAAAGAGTAATGGTTTAGGAGATATGCCAGTTACAAGTCAGACTATCTACACTACATCCGAATtggttctaattaaggaaagtaatTCTTTGCTTAAGGAGTGTGCAACTCAAACTCACGTGTGGAAACCAGGAGATTATTCATTACATCTAAGAGCAGTGGGAGAGTTTCTACCATGCACCAGCAGccacatgatcaagatgaatCCCTTATTTGTCAACTTACCTTACATGGATGCATTCACACTTGGAGTTATTGAAGACCAACGGCTCTTTCCCCTTCTGTTCAGGCACGACTTAGAGACTATCCAGACATCAAAGGAGATCCCACGGATGCATTTATTTCTGCCCAAACTCACAAGATACAAGGAGAGAATACAACTTCCATACATGGACAGATTCTGCACCAACTaa
- the LOC117129739 gene encoding uncharacterized protein LOC117129739 isoform X1 yields MATEEEADEYNINEVDWGEEPGYSWEDQNYGDGSEEEADEYNISEVDLGEEPGYSWEDQNYGDGSEEDDQCRESRAEDGYEEGPCRGELDSKPQDHYKNHTINKSYSKPWLKFTDKFYDYSPTVFTKTLVSFSGKENYSRWEEDMENYFWEYKVPEHKKLSIALDTLVGEAYQWWLQEEECRIYFKEPTPHWEYVKELMYEHFEMRRLPPRTCPKRFVKLKPRQLHEREVTLTSHYNSYDQFRLYKFSGKGEDPRNYLQWEEDMERYFKCNSIPKGEYLSYGLGQLTEKAQRYWKREEKYREQFQEPPIRTWEQFKGIMRDRFAPYIPTQHAQKVSTKRVVQPQVLQPANQRQSSKPVHTPHVKHNQGEYSKSLKPPEVICYRCQGQGHLAKDCPTKRAVKMALREARETNLEVSDSFTRIDKKFDDLINLIKAGSNSVSSNSMTVLTHLSSAQKVESISGTNIEIKEQEPNPAAQSSPTLDKNVDKGLGNEETRTEAKQQQNNEQSTLETSTPADHALEVVNTKAESMQDNQVSEALNLTQYYFFESSTSSMKHLLLPISDDSDIGTMEKHPEPNSQPYTQAVVNGETNCEIGDFEKETTILPREIIDRPWKGGIASLLIKEEPPVGQCITKPCIYQGKLVLRTKPFEEGGNDEDLKSVARPPTHEINHTSYIGASSDIGALKEGYLCNHKEFNRETSFYRFSTQPEHAANWFHTKKSNGLGDMPVTSQTIYTTSELVLIKESNSLLKECATQTHVWKPGDYSLHLRAVGEFLPCTSSHMIKMNPLFVNLPYMDAFTLGVIEDQRLFPLLFRHDLETIQTSKEIPRMHLFLPKLTRYKERIQLPYMDRFCTN; encoded by the exons ATGGCgactgaagaagaagctgatgaGTACAATATTAATGAAGTTGATTGGGGTGAAGAACCGGGATACTCATGGGAAGATCAAAACTATGGAGATGGctctgaagaagaagctgatgaGTACAATATTTCTGAAGTTGATTTGGGTGAAGAACCGGGATACTCATGGGAAGATCAAAACTATGGAGATGGCTCTGAAGAAGACGACCAGTGTAGAGAGTCAAGGGCTGAAGATGGATATGAGGAAGGACCATGTCGTGGGGAGCTTGATTCCAAGCCACAAGACCACTACAAGAACCATACCATCAACAAGAGCTATTCTAAACCTTGGTTAAAATTTACTGATAAATTTTATGACTATAGTCCAACAGTTTTCACCAAAACACTTGTGTCTTTTTCAGGAAAAGAGAACTACTCCAGATGGGAGGAAGACATGGAAAATTATTTTTGGGAGTACAAAGTTCCTGAACATAAGAAGCTGTCCATAGCCTTAGACACCCTTGTAGGAGAAGCTTACCAATGGTGGCTTCAAGAGGAAGAATGTCGCATCTACTTCAAGGAACCAACCCCACACTGGGAATATGTCAAAGAGCTGATGTATGAACATTTCGAGATGAGGAGATTACCCCCTAGAACCTGTCCTAAACGTTTTGTTAAACTGAAACCGAGACAACTACATGAGCGTGAGGTAACTTTAACTTCTCACTATAATTCATATGATCAGTTTCGTTTGTATAAGTTTTCAGGAAAAGGTGAAGACCCTAGAAACTATCTTCAGTGGGAAGAGGACATGGAAAGGTACTTCAAGTGCAACTCCATTCCAAAAGGAGAATACTTGTCCTATGGTCTAGGACAGCTCACTGAAAAGGCTCAACGGTATtggaaaagagaagagaagtatAGGGAACAATTTCAAGAGCCTCCTATACGCACTTGGGAGCAATTCAAAGGGATCATGAGGGATAGATTTGCACCTTACATCCCTACACAACACGCTCAGAAGGTGTCTACAAAGAGAGTAGTACAACCCCAAGTCTTGCAGCCGGCAAACCAGAGGCAAAGCTCAAAACCAGTGCATACACCTCATGTAAAGCACAACCAAGGTGAGTACTCTAAATCTTTAAAACCACCTGAGGTTATTTGTTATAGGTGTCAAGGCCAAGGTCATCTTGCAAAAGATTGCCCCACAAAACGAGCAGTGAAGATGGCACTACGTGAAGCAAGAGAAACCAACTTGGAGGTAAGTGATTCCTTTACTAGAATAGATAAAAAGTTTGATGATCTTATCAACTTGATTAAAGCTGGATCTAATTCTGTTTCTAGTAATTCCATGACTGTCTTAACACACTTGTCTAGCGCCCAAAAGGTTGAAAGTATTTCAGGTACTAACATAGAAATCAAGGAACAAGAACCCAACCCTGCTGCGCAATCAAGTCCAACACTTGATAAGAATGTTGATAAAGGTCTAGGTAATGAGGAGACACGTACAGAAGCTAAACAACAACAGAATAATGAGCAATCTACCCTAGAGACCTCTACACCAGCTGATCATGCTTTAGAGGTAGTAAATACCAAAGCTGAATCAATGCAAGATAACCAGGTAAGTGAAGCTCTAAATCTTactcaatattatttttttgaatcgTCCACTTCAAGTATGAAACACTTGCTCTTGCCCATAAGTGATGATTCAGATATAGGTACAATGGAGAAGCATCCAGAACCAAACTCACAACCTTACACCCAAGCAGTGGTCAATGGAGAAACCAATTGTGAAATAGGAGATTTCGAAAAGGAGACCACGATCCTTCCAAGGGAAATCATAGACCGACCATGGAAAGGGGGCATAGCTTCCCTACTGATCAAAGAAGAACCACCAGTTGGACAATGCATCACAAAACCGTGCATATACCAAG gtaAATTGGTTTTGAGGACAaaaccttttgaagagggagggaatgatgaggacCTAAAGTCAGTAGCTAGACCACCAACTCATGAGATCAACCATACAAGCTACATTGGAGCCAGCAGCGACATAGGTGCACTCAAAGAAGGATATCTTTGCAACCATAAGGAATTTAAccgtgaaaccagtttctatagaTTCTCAACTCAACCAGAGCACGCAGCGAATTGGTTTCATACCAAAAAGAGTAATGGTTTAGGAGATATGCCAGTTACAAGTCAGACTATCTACACTACATCCGAATtggttctaattaaggaaagtaatTCTTTGCTTAAGGAGTGTGCAACTCAAACTCACGTGTGGAAACCAGGAGATTATTCATTACATCTAAGAGCAGTGGGAGAGTTTCTACCATGCACCAGCAGccacatgatcaagatgaatCCCTTATTTGTCAACTTACCTTACATGGATGCATTCACACTTGGAGTTATTGAAGACCAACGGCTCTTTCCCCTTCTGTTCAGGCACGACTTAGAGACTATCCAGACATCAAAGGAGATCCCACGGATGCATTTATTTCTGCCCAAACTCACAAGATACAAGGAGAGAATACAACTTCCATACATGGACAGATTCTGCACCAACTaa